Genomic segment of Juglans microcarpa x Juglans regia isolate MS1-56 chromosome 7S, Jm3101_v1.0, whole genome shotgun sequence:
TTTGGGTCTTGCTATTTTGGAACAGTCACTAAGTTGCATATTCTCCTCCtgaatctcaaaattttcaaatttttgctaTTCTAGCAATGGATAGTCTTTAGttctataaaaatcatattacaCATAGATCTCAATCAATTCCTATAAATTAGTTTGTGGAAAAGGTCCTTAGGCTTTACAAGAACATGGTAGGGCTTGGGAATGAAGAACAATATTGAAAGTCTCATGTGGAATCCCCCTCCCAAAGGTCAGGTCTCAGTTTCTTTTGATGTTGTAGTTTGATAGTCAAGCAGAACGGCAACTTGACAGTCAGGCAGAATGGCAACTGCAGTGCGTATGGATCATTCAGGAAAAATTGTTGGATGTCTAACTGAATTTACAAGAATTGTAGCTCAAATTGTGGAGAGGCACTAACGGCCTTCATAGGAATCTGTTTGGCAGCAGGGAAAGACTGGAAGAGTATTGTTATTGAAAGTGACTCCAGGTTGTGATTTCAACCCTGAAAACCCATGTCAAAACTCAGACTGGATCATAGAAGGCTTGATAAGAGATTCAAGAATACCGTTTAGTAACTTTGAAAGCTggaaatcatttaaaattcattGGGCTTAGAATCGATGTGCGCATTCCATTGCACAATGGATCTTAAACTCAATGTTTGGAGATATACCTAGAACAAAATACCACAATGTCTATTGAATTTCTACAGTGGGAAGGATCCACCAAATTACCTGTATATTAGTTAGATTattgcttttaattaaattttagtttgtATGCTTCTTCTTGTATTATGGATCTTTGAGTAACGGAAGTTTTATcaatttggaagaaaaaaaaattattagtatcaaatttaaataaaatgaagagattacacattttttttccaCTAGAGAGAAGCCAGTCCATACCCACGGTTTCCCAATTCCCCTTACCCTTTTAACCTACAATATTTgattaagagaaatgttttagttacTAAaggattttgtaaaaataaatttataaattgatgttatTTCGTAcgatacgtcagattataaaattacttttattgtaaaacaaatttaatatatcacatgaagtcatgtcaatttgtaaaaatttttaagaaatatatttgtGGTTATAACACTTTTCTTTGATTAATTGAAAGAGATAATGCCATTTGGGTAACAATTCTACTTCTTTTCTTCCATTGTTCCTTTCCATCCTGTTGCTCTTTCCGCCAAGCATTGAATTAAACACCAAGGCAATTCAACATATGTAGTATAAGATACTAATCTAAGCTAATTTAGACTTGTGACAGAATCGGAGTCGAATcagattttttatgttaaatttgaTCGAAGTTAGAGGTGGAGGGTTTTTCTGACTGACTTTGACTCCAACATCATTAaccatatgttataaaatatatattaactctATACAATTACTTTACAtaagaatcatatatatatatataacatatactTATATTGAAGTCTATAACTTATGTTGAATACTATACTAGTAGAAGTGTTAATATTTATGtcataacatatttatagtaTCGCACTCGTATGTATATTTTCATTGTTAAATACTAGTTAGTATGTGTACTAATACATATCTAGTTAAATATGAGTCATGTACTATTACTAATTTATGATATGTATATAGTAATATACTATGTGTGCTACTAAATTAATATTAGATGCATGCTATATAatttatgctatatatataacttctaCAATATACTATGTGAATATCACAATCTCGTGATAGTGTTTGGTGGGtctgaaatgagagagaaatttttttgcGCATTGAAATTctactccgactctgactctgacCTTCGTCCTATTTACATAGTCGGAAACAGAGCAGATTCTAAGAATATGAGAGGCAGAGCCAAAGGCCATATTCGATTTTCAATTAAATCAGAGTCGAAGTCGGAATCGAGATTTTTGAGTTTCAACTTTAACAATGTCGGTGCTCAACCATAGCATAAACCTTATAAATTTCTTAGAAATTAATGCTAACCTATGGTATTTTTAGTTAATATATAGTCCCTACCATCTTTAAATAACCTCTCACATGTTTCTTACTGTTTCATTGCACTTATCAATTGAACATTGCAATGAATAGGAATGAGAATGTGAGGATCGACGTTTGGCATGTAAATCTGTctggatctatttttttacaaaataccATAGGTCGTATATGTAACGCTTGtataaagtattattatttattttttaaaaaataatgctacatacaaaTTCCTATCACTTGGAAGTCTCtataaggaaaataataaagtgttattattattattattttttattgtaaaaacgTATACTTCATTTTACCATTTAACCATTACAAAGAGTGTCAAACAACAACTCCTTCGCACTTCCTCAGGGAATTCCTCAATCCAGACTACTTCTCTATAGAAGATAAGGCCAATCTGCCAATTTGTGAGCTACCTTATTACCTTCCCTATGAACATGTATAATATTCCAACCCTCTCTATTAACAAAGAAAGATCTAATATCATCAATCAAGTATCCATACCAGGAACACAAGTCTTCACTGCTGTTTACGGCCTGTACCATAGCCAATGCGTCTCTTCAAAGATGACATTGGTCAGATTCAACTCCACACACAACTCCACTGCCCTCACAAAGCCAAAATCTCAGCCACAATTGACTTAAAAAAACCCACCTTACTCATACATAAAGAAACCTGAACTTCCCCCATGGAATCTCGGATGATGATACCAGCCCCCATTCTACTATTCTTCAAATCCACAGCAGCGTCCAATTTAGCTTTACTCTAAAATCTGTTGGTGCCTTCCATCTGACATGTTCTCTCACCACACCTTGAGAATGAACTGCTACATTGGTCCCTTTTGAGCCTGCTGGAACATCTCCAAACTTCTCCTTGCCTCTTGTATGAGTTGACTTGGATTCATAAATGTTTGTTCAAAAACAAACCTATTCCTGCGCATCCATAAATCCCTCATAGTGACAGCCATCCATTCCAATTCTTCTGTAGAGACTCTCTTGCATATAGAATCCCATAGCACCAGGAAATCCCTCTCTAGCCCGTGACTCTTCTGAATGGTAGCAGGGAACTCCAGCCATACATCAGCCGCAACACAACAACCCCACAGCACATGCTCTACAGTCTCCACTTCCCTCATGCAAACAGGACAGAGCTGAGAATCACTAATCTTCCTCATGAATAAGTTGTTCCTGATTGTGAGACATTCATTTAAAGCTTTCCATAGAAAAGTCTTCACCACACCTGGAACATTCAAGCTCCAAACCTTCCTCCAAATACTTTTTCAAGTTATTCATCTCTAAAACCTGCCCCTTCTCCCTTATTTTCCTATCCATTTCTAGATGGTATGCActccttattaaaaaaagtctCATTTTTAGAGTAAAACCACATTCTTCTATCGGGGAGGCAAGTTAAGCTAATTGGAATATTACACACTAGATCAGCTTCTTCTTGATTGAGAACAGCCCTTACCAACTCTACATTTCACCCTTGACCCCCTTCAATCAACAAGTCACACACTCGAGACTATACCATAAAAATGTGTTATTATTTTTAGGTGTGCAAGTCtgtaaggtaaaaaaaaaaaaaaaaaaaaaaaaagtgagactatacaataaaaatgtgtaaaatatcatttatttatttatttctaaaatatgCTCTCTGACGAAAAAACCTACGCAAAATCTTTTAGGAATTACTTTTCTCCGACCTAATCGCATAATCCACCCGTAATACTCCCACTGGTCAAACTCCTATCACTTGGAAGATTCCAAAATTAattgctttatttatatatataaatacataattttgGTCGTGAAACTTGGCCGCCATGGGCGCGAGTATCAAATAACTCCACACTCTCACAAAAACAGCGGAAATAGAAGAGAATAATTCACTGACCAAAGATGTCACGGAGGTCGGAGAGTgtgtgcgtgtatatatatatatcgatgtGTATTCTTATTTTGATAAAGAGTGTGTAGTTTCACACGACCTTTAGAAGTGCAAGTGACCGTACCGTCGAGTGATGCTACGTCGGCTCGAGGGGAAGGTTGCACGACGAATTTGTGCGTGTCTCCAGTATGGGTGGTTCGAGTACGACGACGGCTGCGGTGGGTTGCGGCGGTGCCTCTAATGGTGGTGGTTCCAGTGGTAGCTTCTGCGACATGGGCGTGAGATGCTGGTGCGGGTGGCGGTGCAGGGAAAACCAGCACGGCGGCCCCACTGGTTTTTCTCGTCCGCATTCGTCTTCTTCCTGGGTTGCTTCGTTCTCTTGGGATCGGTAGCCACGCTCTACGCCTGGCTCGCTTTCACGCCCAACTTCCGTAAGCCTCTGGCTGGTTCTGGCTCCTCCGCGCTTGGCTGCCAGGAGGACAATGAGGGTCTTGGTCGGTTGGTGTTTTCTACGGGgactctcccttctctctcaaaCCCATCGAAGCGGTGAGTTTCATTCATGCCCTGCCTCTCCTAACTTCTTATTAAATAAACCAAcaacaaaagtggattttttttcttttttttcttttttttgttattgggAAATGTATAATTCCTTTTAACAtgattgttatttatttttgttggtgtTGGGTATTTTTTTGGTGTTTATGGCATAAAAAGATTGTGGATTTGTCTTGGATTTCGGAACTATTCTTCACTTTGGCTCGGAAAATTTGATGCAGATGAATGTGTGGAAGGATGGGAGTGCGGCGTGGCCGGTGGCTAACCCTGTGCTGACGTGTGCTTCTGTTTCTGATGCTGGCTTCCCTAGCAACTTTGTTGCTGATCCTTTTCTTTATGCTCAGGTATTAATTCTGTTtcatattggatttttttttccttcgagtttcattttctttactttgtcgaggtttatctattttttgtcttcttgtaAATAATTGAGCGCtgtgttataacttataacttgcGACGCAACTAAGTTGGGTAATGCTTTTAGGAATCGAAGAATTCCACCTGCAGACACCCATGCGTTCTAAACGAACGTATCATTGCCTTTTACTATTCTTTTGATACGAGTTTCGTATTAGTAgggtttaaaaatattgtatttgcTTTAGCTTGTGACTTGTGATGTCTATTTATagctaatttgttttataatctGGGCCAGGGGATCTCATCCATGATGttattgcaattttttattagataggTTAAATGTTCTGTGTGTTTGGTAAAATTCATAAGGTTATGTTACAAGGAGCATGCAAACATGGAAACAGTTGATCTTCATggttgtaacgccccaatggaaagcCTAAATCACAtagtctatactccaaaaggactagtcaatgatataattggagccccattggaaccttataaagagtaagaacttctccttcacaagtaatgtgggatcccatacaccacctacccttatccatatcatatacggtatcacaatctaccccccttaaattcccgacgtccacgtcgggcctgtccattgtaggtggcttggcccaagtcccacattttttgttggaatagactctgataccatttgtaacgccctaatGGAAAGCCTAAACtacatggtctatactccaaaaagactagtcaatgatataattagtgccccattgaaaccttataaagagtaagaactactcattcccaagcaatgtgggatcccatgcaccacctacccttatccatatcatatgggtaTCACAATGGTGTAAGGTTTTAAGTGATTTTGCAGTGGTGCATGTATGATCTGTGTTTATTCTTGCATCTACATCTCTAAGGTCTAAGAGTTGCAGCTCAATTAGTATCTTTTGAGGCTCCCATGGATTGAAGGTTGACTAATGTTTCAAGTGTGAGAATTCAGCGAGTTGTGCTGTTTTGCTGTTTGCATGTGTACGCAAAACaagataacaaaaaattaaaaatagaacaaaaacacTTCATTGGGAGAAAGAAACTGCCGTAATGCACAATTAGCCAGGGAATGCCCTttttttaattcgaaatcaACAATTGTGAGCATAAGAGTCCTCTTCTAAAagacttaaatataaattacagTAGCTATTCTTTTTTTGTCCCATATAATGGGAAATATTTCTTCTGGAGGTCTCTTTTGTCTCTGTTATTTATTGTGCCTCACTTACTTCTTTCCTTATtcataacttttaatttttttttaaaaaaagaagagagttgtTATTGTGGTGTTACCTTGGCTTGGTTCTGCCCAATATTTTGGTGCTGAGACAAAGGCAAAGGAAAGGGCGTTCCCCTGGTTTTTAACACACCTATGTAGCTCTTCCTTGAAATATGACCTCCATCTCACTTTTAATTAACTGTCACTCTTCTTTGATATCTACCCTTCATCTCACATTTAACTATATAAGCAAGTGCTCCACCCCTTGAGTTTTCTGTATGTCAGATCACCCTGGTTGTTCACTAAAAGATGAGACAATTATACTGGCTAAATTGAAGTAAAGTTTACTTGtacatgaaaaattaaaggCATAATGTTAGGTGTCATTAAGCTATTGTTTTCTTTAATGTTAGAAGCAGAAGAGAAATGCTTGGTCTACAAAGAAAGTTTTACAAAGGAAGTTTACAGATCAATGTGGCTTGATATAGTAGGTTAGATTGTAACACTCTTTTTTAGTGTAAAGTAGATCCGATTAaaccatgtcaatttgtaaacTTACTTTTCTACAAAAACTTCTCTaattagaatttagaatttagaattttgtaGATGAATTGTAAGGTTTATAAATTTCTATTAATATGTACTCTTTGTAAAGTCAAACTATACTTTGTTATCATTAGTAACAATTCTTCtttagtttaaatttcttcattGTTACTTCCAttggaaaattaattttatcatcttGTTCAACTGTTCTGGCATCATGTTTCAGGAGATACACTTTACCTATTCTATGAAACTAAGAATTCAATCACTTTGCAAGGAGACATTGGAGTCTCTAAAAGTACTGATAAGGGAGCGACGTGGCAACAAGTGGGCATTGCCTTGGACGAGGACTGGCATCTCTCTTATCCATATGTCTTTGACTACCTTGGCGAAGTAAAACTTTAATGTCTTTAGTGCATGCAAATATCCTTGAGCTCCTTATAACATTATTCTACGTCAATTGCAAGCTAGAAAATGGACTCGTAAATAATGTTTTATCTGTGACATCAACATATCAAAATCCTCTACAAGATTATACCctaaaaaaataagatggaaTATGTGGAAGCCCTTGAGATGGTTTATAAGTCCAATTCAATTCCAAGGTCCCGTGATTATATTTTTCAGGACCAGAAAATTCCACCCGATGCCCGTCCAAGTGGGCCCAGTAACACTTTCAGTGTCACTCATGTTAAATATAGTCGTCAAGGAATCTAGTAGAGGGTACAAGTAAACACTCGATGTTTTCCATCAACTGAATATTTCAGTGAAAGATTTATGTATGATTGCATtgtctaatttttcttattgtttCCCACAGATTTATATGATGCCCGAGAGTAGTGAGAAAGGGGAACTTCGTCTTTACCGTGCACTCAAATTTCCTTTACAATGGACACTGGATAAGGTCATTATGAAAAAGCCCCTTGTtgattccttcatcattaactATGATGGAAAGTATTGGCTTTTTGGTTCAGATCACAGTGGTTTTGGTGCCAGCAAGAATGGACATTTGGAGATTTGGTATAGCAGCTCACCTTTTGGTCCTTGGAAACCACACAAGAAGAACCCTGTATACAATACCGACAAGACCTTGGGGGCTCGAAACGGAGGGAGACCCTTTTTCTACAATGGAAACCTTTATCGCATTGGTCAAGACTGTGGTGAAACATATGGGAGACGTGTGCGCATCTTCAAAGTAGAACTTCTCAAagaagatgaatttaaagaaGTTGAAGTCCCTTAGGCTTAATAGAGCCTAATAAAGGTCGTAATGCATGGAATGGTGGTCGCTATCATCAACTTGATGTGCAACAGCTAAGTTCTGGTGAGTGGGTTGGGGTTATGGATGGGGACCGTGTAGCTTCAGGAGATCCATCCTGGCGGTTCATTCTTGGTTGTGCTTCCGTTGCAGTTGTTGCTGTCCTTGTTGTACTGCTTGGCGTGCTACTTGGAGCTGTGAAGTGTATTATTCCCCTGAACTGGTGCATTCACAACTCAGGAAAGAGAAGTTGTGTGTTTTTGGCTTTGGAAAGGTCAAATCTGCTTTCTTCCAAAGTGAGGCGGTTTTGCAGCCGCTTGAACAGAGCACCTTCATTTATACGAGGATGGATAAGACCTAATACCTATTATGGGCGACTagttatcattataatatttgttgttGGCATTGCACTAACATGCACAGGGGTTAAATATATCTATGGGGCAACGGTGCTGAAGAAGCTTACTTGTGGAAAGGTCACTACTCGCAGTTCACATTATTAACAATGACATATGAAGCTAGGGTCTGGAATTTGAAACTCTATGTGAAGCATTATTCAAGGTGCTCTTCCGTGCGGGAAATTGTTGTGGTGTGGAACAAGGGGATACCTCCTAAATTGAGTGATCTGGACTCAGCAGTTCCCGTTAGGATCAGAGTAGAAAAGGAAAACTCACTGAATAATCGGTTCAAAATGGATCCCTTGATAAAGACCCGTGCTGTTCTGGAGCTTGACGATGACATTATGATGACTTGTGATGATATCGAGCGGGGTTTTAACGTATGGCGTCAGCACCCAGATCGTATTGTTGGGTTCTACCCCCGACTCATTGATGGAAGCCCATTGAAGTATAGGGGTGAAAAATATGCCCGAAGACATAAAGGGTATAACATGATTCTTACAGGGGCAGCTTTCATTGATAGTCAAGTAGCCTTTGAGAGGTATTGGGGTGAGGCAGCCATGCAAGGGAGGGAATTGGTCAATAAGTACTTTAACTGCGAGGACATACTACTAAATTTCTTGTATGCAAATGCAAGCTCATCTAAGGCTGTAGAATATGTAAGACCAGTTTGGGCAATAGATACATCGAAGTTATCAGGTACGGCAATTAGCCAAAACACAAAAGTGCATTACCAGTTAAGAAGCAACTGCCTCCTGAAATTTTCAGAGATGTATGGAAGTTTGGTTGGCCGTAAGTGGGAATTTGATGGGCGGAAGGATGGTTGGGATACATAGTGAGAGAAGAATTATAATTGCAAAGCATTGACTCTTCCATCTTGTTCTTTCTTCCTCATTTGGtatcattttttggttattttctgTTCATCCTTTTCCCCTGTTGTGAATTGTTTTGGGGAACATAAGGTATCATCAATAGCTTTTGGCTGTAGAATGTATATTGGTTTtgtcagttttttctttttgggaagtGATCAAAGATGGGTTCCTTTCAGAATGTGTTCATCTTCACTCTTTCCTTTGGATATTGGGTTAGAATCCTGGTAAAACAGCGTTTAATGCAAAGATATTCCATGCTTGAGATGCTAAAATTGGTTAGTGTGGTGCTTTTCGATTAcatgaaat
This window contains:
- the LOC121241442 gene encoding LOW QUALITY PROTEIN: glucosamine inositolphosphorylceramide transferase 1-like (The sequence of the model RefSeq protein was modified relative to this genomic sequence to represent the inferred CDS: inserted 3 bases in 3 codons), whose product is MLVRVAVQGKPARRPHWFFSSAFVFFLGCFVLLGSVATLYAWLAFTPNFRKPLAGSGSSALGCQEDNEGXWSVGVFYGDSPFSLKPIEAMNVWKDGSAAWPVANPVLTCASVSDAGFPSNFVADPFLYAQGDTLYLFYETKNSITLQGDIGVSKSTDKGATWQQVGIALDEDWHLSYPYVFDYLGEIYMMPESSEKGELRLYRALKFPLQWTLDKVIMKKPLVDSFIINYDGKYWLFGSDHSGFGASKNGHLEIWYSSSPFGPWKPHKKNPVYNTDKTLGARNGGRPFFYNGNLYRIGQDCGETYGRRVRIFKVELLKEDEFKEVEXPLGLIEPNKGRNAWNGGRYHQLDVQQLSSGEWVGVMDGDRVASGDPSWRFILGCASVAVVAVLVVLLGVLLGAVKCIIPLNWCIHNSGKRSCVFLALERSNLLSSKVRRFCSRLNRAPSFIRGWIRPNTYYGRLVIIIIFVVGIALTCTGVKYIYXGNGAEEAYLWKGHYSQFTLLTMTYEARVWNLKLYVKHYSRCSSVREIVVVWNKGIPPKLSDLDSAVPVRIRVEKENSLNNRFKMDPLIKTRAVLELDDDIMMTCDDIERGFNVWRQHPDRIVGFYPRLIDGSPLKYRGEKYARRHKGYNMILTGAAFIDSQVAFERYWGEAAMQGRELVNKYFNCEDILLNFLYANASSSKAVEYVRPVWAIDTSKLSGTAISQNTKVHYQLRSNCLLKFSEMYGSLVGRKWEFDGRKDGWDT